A single Rhopalosiphum padi isolate XX-2018 chromosome 4, ASM2088224v1, whole genome shotgun sequence DNA region contains:
- the LOC132931017 gene encoding organic cation/carnitine transporter 2-like, producing the protein MNIDSVLVTVGMGRYQFAGCVLFGFMIMYSNVSPVTYVFTAGDLKYRCAIPGCDSPDPAERTYEPEWLRFTTPYREDTELPRKCKRYSRNPANSSQCTQGDFDRNTMELCSDGWVFEDNENTIGTEFGLMCEEKKWKLSMVGTVNNFGQFIGIPVSGIIADKFGRKFAMVFCAVTSAIICIIQSFSVNYQMFLVLELLSSIVSSGVYTVTFVLAMELVLPNHRVLYYSILECFYPIGAILVAFIASLVKDWRLLLQIANIPGLLFLSYFWLTEESMRWLEMQGKHDRVMDVLKRIAGINKKSLPVLTSNAQIETINYDDESDAKYVNILKDVIGSPTILCRLIRCSLVWIAITLVYYGLTICATDIAGDKYLNFSLASFVEIPACLLNWLIMEGMSRKMSLSCMFILSGFTSVLYNLVPDSLLLIKLLIFLISKLAISIAFCIIYMLTVEIFPTRMRATLLSVCSMIGRIGSMLAPQTTLLAEYFGNYVTMLVFGATALVAAAITMTLPESKNIKLPDTVVEAERIGIDRLLPENIENS; encoded by the exons ATGAACATCGACAGCGTGCTTGTCACTGTGGGAATGGGCCGTTACCAGTTTGCAGGGTGCGTGCTTTTCGGCTTCATGATAATGTATTCGAACGTGTCGCCAGTTACCTACGTCTTCACCGCTGGTGATTTGAAATACAG ATGCGCGATACCGGGATGTGACTCACCAGACCCGGCTGAACGAACTTACGAACCAGAATGGTTGAGATTCACTACGCCTTATCGGGAAGACACGGAACTGCCGCGCAAATGTAAGCGGTACTCCAGGAATCCAGCTAACAGTTCACAGTGCACCCAAGGTGACTTCGACAGAAATACGATGGAATTATGCAGTGACGGATGGGTGTTTGAAGATAACGAGAACACAATCGGCACGgaa TTTGGACTTATGTGCGAGGAAAAGAAATGGAAGCTGTCGATGGTGGGCACAGTCAACAACTTCGGTCAGTTTATCGGCATACCTGTATCTGGAATCATCGCAGACAA GTTTGGTCGAAAGTTTGCTATGGTTTTTTGTGCTGTTACATCGgccataatatgtattattcaatcGTTTTCTGTCAATTACCAGATGTTCCTGGTTTTAGAATTGTTGTCTTCCATCGTTTCTAGCGGTGTTTATACAGTCACTTTCGTATTAG caaTGGAATTGGTGCTACCTAATCACCGAGTACTATACTATTCAATTCTGGAATGTTTCTATCCAATTGGTGCCATACTGGTGGCTTTTATCGCCAGTTTAGTGAAAGACTGGAGACTTTTGTTGCAGATAGCCAACATCCCGGGATTGCTGTTCTTGTCATATTTTTG GCTTACGGAAGAATCGATGAGATGGTTGGAAATGCAAGGCAAACACGACAGAGTGATGGATGTGCTCAAGAGAATAGCGGGTATTAATAAAAAGTCTTTGCCTGTACTGACTTCTAATGCACAAATAGAG acGATAAATTACGACGACGAAAGCGATGCAAAGTAcgtcaatattttaaaagacgTAATTGGCTCTCCGACAATATTATGTAGGCTGATCAGATGTTCACTTGTGTG GATAGCGATAACGTTAGTGTACTATGGGCTGACAATATGTGCAACTGACATTGCAGGAGACAAGTATCTAAACTTCTCGTTGGCTTCATTCGTTGAGATACCGGCCTGCTTGTTGAATTGGTTGATTATGGAAGGAATGTCCCGAAAAATGTCGTTGTCCTGTATGTTTATCTTAAGTGGTTTTACCAGTGTCCTATACAACTTAGTGCCGGACT cATTACTTCTGATAAAGTTATTGATATTCTTGATTAGTAAACTCGCAATATCAATCGCATTTTGCATAATTTACATGCTGACTGTAGAGATATTTCCAACCAGGATGCGAGCGACCCTGTTATCCGTGTGCTCTATGATCGGTCGGATTGGATCCATGTTGGCACCACAGACCACGCTGTTG gcGGAATACTTTGGCAATTATGTGACGATGCTCGTGTTTGGTGCGACGGCACTAGTGGCAGCCGCGATCACCATGACTCTTCCGGAAAGCAAAAACATCAAGTTGCCCGACACGGTCGTCGAAGCTGAACGGATCGGGATAGACCGCCTGCTACCCGAAAACATCGAAAACTCTTAA